A genomic window from Candidatus Edwardsbacteria bacterium includes:
- a CDS encoding TldD/PmbA family protein: MYGQSKIKKMLQLALSASRADQTEVFITAEDSALTRFANSYIHQNVAQRNGTISVRAIFGKKIGMASSNILTEQSIRDTVSQACRIAKLQHDNPDFVSLPGPEKAGRMATDLYVEETAKITPAQRAEAVGRICRKAEKHKARAFGAFSTGTVEIGIANSLGVMQYNCSTDANLNTVVMSDTGSGYGQGASRDVGKININAIADSAVKKAVDSRNPVDIKPGRYQVILEDMAVYTLVEFMNYTGFSAMAVQEGRSFIGLNMGKPVVDTKITIVDDPYNKKGFAFPFDFEGVPKQKVTLIDKGIACGVVYDSYTAYKENKKSTGHALPAPAYFPMALNLEMKGGQSSIEEMIRTTERGIYVTRFHYCNLIDPMQVSLTGMTRDGTFLIENGRITKPVKNLRFTESVLKTLSKVSAISKKTSLVTEDNAYGNRFANGIRVPALKLESFNFSGTTEF, from the coding sequence ATGTACGGCCAGTCTAAGATAAAAAAAATGCTCCAGCTGGCACTGTCCGCTTCACGGGCCGATCAGACCGAGGTCTTCATAACCGCCGAGGACTCGGCCCTGACCCGGTTCGCCAATTCCTATATCCATCAGAATGTGGCCCAGCGCAATGGGACCATCTCGGTGCGGGCTATTTTCGGCAAGAAGATAGGGATGGCCTCCAGCAACATACTTACCGAGCAAAGCATCAGGGATACGGTGTCGCAGGCCTGCCGCATCGCCAAGTTACAGCACGATAATCCCGATTTCGTATCCCTGCCAGGCCCGGAGAAGGCCGGCCGCATGGCGACCGATCTTTATGTCGAGGAAACGGCCAAGATCACCCCGGCCCAAAGGGCCGAAGCTGTGGGCAGAATTTGCCGCAAAGCGGAGAAGCATAAGGCCAGGGCTTTCGGGGCCTTCAGCACCGGAACGGTGGAGATTGGCATCGCCAATTCTCTGGGCGTCATGCAGTACAATTGTTCCACCGATGCCAACCTCAACACCGTGGTGATGAGCGATACCGGTTCGGGCTACGGCCAGGGGGCCTCCCGTGATGTAGGAAAGATAAACATCAACGCCATTGCCGACAGCGCGGTCAAAAAAGCGGTGGACAGCCGGAACCCGGTTGACATCAAGCCCGGGCGCTATCAGGTCATATTAGAGGACATGGCGGTATACACCCTGGTGGAGTTTATGAACTACACCGGATTCTCGGCCATGGCGGTACAGGAGGGACGCAGCTTCATCGGCCTGAATATGGGCAAACCTGTGGTCGATACCAAGATCACGATTGTAGACGATCCTTACAATAAAAAGGGCTTTGCCTTTCCCTTCGATTTCGAGGGGGTGCCCAAGCAGAAGGTGACCCTTATAGACAAGGGCATTGCTTGCGGCGTGGTCTACGATTCCTACACAGCGTATAAGGAAAATAAAAAATCCACCGGGCACGCCCTGCCGGCCCCGGCCTACTTTCCCATGGCTCTGAACCTGGAGATGAAGGGCGGCCAGTCATCAATCGAAGAAATGATCAGGACCACCGAGCGGGGCATCTATGTGACCCGGTTCCATTACTGCAACCTGATCGACCCCATGCAGGTCTCCCTGACCGGGATGACCAGGGACGGGACCTTCCTGATAGAAAACGGAAGGATAACCAAGCCGGTCAAGAACCTTCGGTTCACCGAGAGCGTTTTGAAAACCCTGTCGAAGGTATCCGCCATCTCCAAGAAGACCAGCCTGGTAACCGAGGACAATGCTTATGGCAATCGCTTTGCCAACGGGATACGGGTCCCGGCCTTAAAGCTGGAGAGTTTCAATTTCAGCGGGACCACAGAATTCTGA
- a CDS encoding DUF4139 domain-containing protein, with amino-acid sequence MKKLLIACLTILACLPAAGQERKDISLTVYNSDLGLVTEVRNLKIGSGKSEVRLSDVPSQIDPTSVHFKSLTAPDKVAILEQNYQFDLVSPAKLMERYIDQKIKVISSLGKTYEGILMSHDGSNIVLNTGGNIITLRLTDNLQNIEFPSLPRGLITKPTLVWLADNRGPKDQQCQISYMTGGIRWHAEYVAVLDKDEKNLNLGAWVSLDNRSGASYENAKLKLIAGDVNRVEARPQRSYDRMAKSSLAEAAPQFEEKAFFEYHLYTLQRRATVANNEIKQVALFHNTDVKIKKVYIYDGAYNAKNIRVNLEFRNDKASGLGMALPAGKVRTYKRDSDGTQQFIGEDMIGHSPKDEKLRVFLGNAFDLVGERSQKDYKRINDRTQEQTIEVKLRNHKDEAAEIVVVEHLSGDWKITQNSHKYQKKDAHTVEFVIPVARDGETVVNYTYRSKW; translated from the coding sequence ATGAAGAAGCTATTGATCGCCTGTCTGACAATTCTGGCCTGCCTGCCGGCAGCCGGCCAGGAGAGGAAGGACATCAGCCTGACCGTATATAACAGCGACCTGGGGCTGGTCACCGAGGTCAGGAACCTAAAGATCGGCAGCGGCAAATCGGAGGTCCGGCTAAGCGACGTACCCTCGCAGATCGACCCCACCTCGGTGCACTTCAAATCGCTGACCGCACCGGACAAGGTGGCGATCCTGGAACAGAACTATCAGTTCGACCTGGTCAGCCCGGCCAAATTGATGGAGCGGTATATAGACCAGAAGATAAAGGTGATCTCCTCCCTGGGCAAGACCTACGAGGGAATCCTGATGTCCCACGACGGCTCCAATATCGTGCTCAACACCGGGGGGAACATCATCACCTTGCGGCTGACCGACAACCTGCAGAATATCGAATTTCCCAGCCTGCCCCGGGGGCTGATCACCAAGCCCACCCTGGTATGGCTGGCCGACAACCGGGGTCCCAAGGATCAGCAATGCCAGATATCCTACATGACCGGCGGAATCAGATGGCACGCCGAGTACGTGGCGGTGCTGGATAAGGATGAGAAAAACCTCAACCTGGGGGCCTGGGTGTCGCTGGATAACCGCTCCGGGGCCTCCTACGAAAACGCCAAACTTAAGCTGATAGCCGGCGATGTCAACCGGGTGGAGGCCCGGCCTCAGCGAAGCTACGACCGCATGGCCAAGAGCTCACTGGCCGAGGCCGCTCCGCAGTTCGAGGAGAAGGCTTTCTTCGAATATCACCTGTATACTTTGCAGCGCCGGGCCACGGTGGCCAACAACGAGATCAAACAGGTGGCGCTGTTTCACAACACCGACGTCAAAATAAAAAAGGTCTACATCTACGACGGGGCTTATAACGCCAAGAACATCAGGGTCAACCTGGAGTTCCGCAACGATAAGGCCTCGGGCCTGGGGATGGCCTTGCCGGCCGGGAAAGTGCGCACCTACAAGCGGGACAGCGACGGGACCCAGCAGTTCATCGGCGAGGACATGATCGGCCACTCCCCCAAGGATGAGAAGCTGCGGGTCTTTCTGGGCAATGCCTTCGATCTGGTGGGAGAGAGGAGCCAGAAGGATTACAAGCGGATAAACGACCGCACCCAGGAGCAGACCATCGAAGTGAAGCTGCGGAACCACAAGGATGAAGCGGCTGAGATTGTGGTGGTGGAGCACCTGTCCGGCGACTGGAAGATCACCCAAAACTCCCATAAATACCAGAAGAAGGACGCCCACACCGTAGAGTTCGTCATCCCGGTGGCCAGGGACGGCGAGACGGTGGTGAATTATACCTACCGCAGCAAGTGGTGA
- a CDS encoding 4Fe-4S binding protein — MSTKFTDSFLKLLPGLDCGLCRLEDGCLGYAQRLAQGEPDISRCLPGGENLKAKLAEMQAETVMPRSSVASFVDCQGSTENARNRFNYFGVDSCRGAMLLYGGNRECLYGCLRLGDCITACPYGAIGLTPQGLPKIDYSKCTGCGRCTNACPKGILKLAPKTQQIYLACICQAKSEGLPGQCRQGCSTCGSCLKECPYGAIIWDGSLPKIDYEKCRSCSICVYKCPQKSYLDRIPNRPTAFIGLQCNGCQQCKSVCPTDCIIGKKGEHHKVMRGQCIGCGLCFEVCPIKAVTMLGALGHVDLSGF; from the coding sequence ATGTCTACAAAATTCACTGATAGTTTCTTGAAACTTCTGCCCGGCCTGGACTGCGGGCTTTGCCGGCTGGAGGACGGCTGTCTGGGGTATGCCCAAAGGCTGGCCCAGGGCGAGCCCGATATCAGCCGGTGCCTGCCCGGCGGCGAGAACCTCAAGGCCAAACTGGCCGAAATGCAGGCTGAGACAGTCATGCCCAGGTCCAGCGTGGCCTCGTTTGTGGATTGTCAGGGTTCGACCGAGAACGCCCGGAACCGTTTCAATTATTTCGGCGTGGACAGCTGCCGGGGGGCCATGCTGTTATATGGAGGGAACCGGGAATGCCTCTACGGCTGTCTGCGGCTGGGCGATTGTATCACGGCCTGCCCCTACGGGGCCATCGGCCTGACACCCCAGGGCCTGCCCAAGATTGACTACTCCAAATGCACCGGCTGCGGACGCTGCACCAACGCCTGCCCCAAGGGGATCCTGAAGCTGGCCCCCAAGACCCAGCAGATATACCTGGCCTGCATCTGCCAGGCCAAATCGGAAGGTTTACCCGGGCAGTGCCGGCAGGGTTGTTCCACCTGCGGAAGCTGCTTGAAAGAATGTCCCTACGGAGCCATTATCTGGGACGGCTCCCTGCCAAAAATAGATTATGAGAAGTGCCGGTCCTGCTCCATCTGCGTTTATAAGTGCCCGCAAAAATCATATCTGGACCGCATTCCCAACCGCCCCACCGCTTTCATCGGCCTGCAGTGCAACGGCTGTCAGCAGTGCAAATCGGTCTGCCCCACCGACTGTATCATCGGCAAGAAGGGCGAGCACCACAAAGTGATGCGCGGCCAGTGCATCGGCTGCGGACTGTGCTTCGAGGTCTGCCCCATCAAGGCGGTAACCATGCTGGGAGCCTTGGGGCATGTGGACCTGAGTGGGTTTTAA
- a CDS encoding phosphatase PAP2 family protein: MKNKILKISLILFFVVSSSAFSGYCQAESLDQRLFDQIHTRWQRDWLDGPMQFCTDAGDTKVGIAICAGVGLFGGEKARQSAKLALTADGASAVITYSLKNIVNRDRPEGPTERSNSSFPSGHATGAFALATVFSHQYPKLSIPLYTAATGVAVSRIYLGRHYPSDVLAGAVVGFATAKLTLHFKEQILGFEFDTFLHNVFSKDENPDPSP, from the coding sequence ATGAAAAATAAAATATTAAAAATATCCCTGATCCTGTTTTTCGTGGTATCTTCCTCAGCTTTCTCCGGTTACTGTCAGGCCGAAAGTCTTGACCAGAGATTGTTCGATCAAATCCATACTCGCTGGCAGCGCGACTGGCTGGATGGCCCCATGCAGTTCTGCACCGATGCCGGAGATACCAAAGTAGGCATAGCAATCTGTGCCGGGGTAGGGCTGTTCGGCGGGGAGAAAGCCCGGCAGAGCGCCAAGCTGGCGCTGACGGCCGACGGCGCCTCGGCCGTCATAACCTACAGTTTGAAGAACATCGTCAACCGGGACCGGCCGGAGGGCCCCACCGAACGATCCAATTCATCCTTTCCCTCCGGGCACGCCACCGGCGCCTTCGCCCTGGCCACCGTTTTCTCTCATCAATACCCGAAGCTTTCCATACCATTATATACGGCAGCTACTGGAGTCGCAGTATCACGAATATACCTGGGCCGTCATTATCCGTCGGATGTTCTGGCGGGAGCCGTGGTGGGATTTGCCACCGCCAAGCTGACCCTGCATTTCAAGGAACAGATACTGGGATTCGAGTTCGACACTTTTTTGCACAATGTATTCAGTAAGGACGAAAATCCGGATCCGTCCCCCTGA
- a CDS encoding MCE family protein, with amino-acid sequence MSKRYNETIVGVVVLSAIALLIIGLLWFNRVDIGRKSYLVNVAFEDAGGLRGGDPVTVSGFDKGKVKSISLNSAKPGVIAVLMVDHDVALKKDAQFWLSDASLMGDKRIAVYPGSSAQPFDPSQTVDGDRSPGLMETMVKMGYLANEAAQLIGKMKNDLATPENIKNISSALKNLDQASQQLSLMASQNRAAITETVKDMNKLISPNKEKLDSTIQYLTRSSAKMDSIADKINSGQGTVGQLVNSKELYEQLNKTNKDLQALIADIKANPKKYLTVEIF; translated from the coding sequence ATGTCCAAAAGATACAATGAGACCATAGTGGGCGTGGTGGTGCTTTCGGCCATCGCCCTTTTGATAATCGGACTTTTATGGTTCAACCGGGTGGACATCGGGCGCAAGAGCTACCTGGTCAACGTGGCCTTCGAGGATGCCGGCGGCCTGCGGGGCGGCGACCCGGTGACGGTGTCCGGCTTCGACAAGGGCAAGGTGAAGTCCATCTCGCTGAATTCCGCCAAGCCCGGCGTGATCGCAGTACTGATGGTAGACCACGACGTGGCATTAAAGAAAGACGCTCAGTTCTGGCTGTCGGACGCCAGTTTGATGGGCGACAAGCGGATCGCGGTCTACCCCGGCAGCTCCGCCCAGCCCTTCGACCCTTCGCAGACCGTTGACGGCGACCGCTCGCCGGGATTGATGGAGACCATGGTCAAGATGGGCTATCTGGCCAACGAGGCCGCCCAACTGATAGGCAAGATGAAGAACGACCTGGCCACCCCGGAGAACATCAAGAATATCTCGTCGGCCTTAAAGAACCTGGACCAGGCCTCTCAGCAGTTGAGCCTGATGGCCTCCCAGAACCGGGCCGCTATCACCGAGACGGTCAAGGACATGAATAAGCTGATCTCGCCCAATAAGGAGAAACTGGACAGCACCATTCAATACCTGACTCGATCCAGCGCCAAGATGGATTCCATTGCCGATAAGATCAACTCCGGGCAGGGCACCGTCGGACAGCTAGTGAATAGTAAAGAACTTTACGAGCAGTTGAACAAGACCAACAAGGACCTGCAGGCGCTGATAGCCGACATAAAGGCCAACCCCAAGAAGTATTTGACGGTGGAGATATTTTAA
- a CDS encoding DUF559 domain-containing protein, translating to MIRNQKSTKIKLTMAKAFRKEMTLAEKCFWNACRKHQIANLHFRRQQIIHGFIADFYCNQLNLVVEIDGGIHEEQKDYDTLRDQIINRHGIRVLRFSNEEVMNNMDMVIKQILSDPTPPSPRGEGLREGS from the coding sequence ATGATACGCAATCAAAAAAGCACCAAAATAAAACTAACCATGGCCAAAGCCTTTCGCAAAGAAATGACCTTGGCCGAAAAATGCTTCTGGAATGCCTGCCGAAAACATCAAATTGCCAACCTACACTTCAGGAGACAGCAGATAATTCACGGCTTTATTGCCGACTTTTATTGCAACCAATTAAACCTGGTAGTCGAAATAGACGGCGGCATTCATGAAGAGCAAAAGGATTACGACACACTCAGGGACCAGATCATAAACCGACACGGTATAAGGGTTCTAAGGTTTTCCAATGAAGAAGTTATGAATAATATGGATATGGTAATAAAACAAATTCTTTCTGACCCCACCCCACCCTCCCCTCGAGGGGAGGGATTAAGGGAGGGGTCATGA
- the radA gene encoding DNA repair protein RadA, whose amino-acid sequence MKNKLIPKTNFVCQSCGFENSKWLGKCPSCGGWNTFVEEIKRADLRPGKNKATRQSAPTLPQTLKEIEIRDDQRLMSGISEFDRVTGGGLVSGSLTLIGGDPGIGKSTLTLQLVDRLASSGQKVLYVSGEESPAQIKLRAQRLKVNSDNLLLLSETILENVLETVHKLKPDILVMDSIQTIYRTDLESAPGSVGQVRECGAELMRLAKTENLATILIGHVTKEGVIAGPRTLEHMVDTVLYLEGERHHVYRILRSVKNRFGSTNEIGVFEMQEAGMVEVANPSQVFLSERTREIPGSTVVCSLEGTRPLLVEIQALVSPASYGNPQRVPTGFNHRRLSMLLAVLERRAGLNLGMHDVFVNIAGGLKLDEPAIDLGIAAAVASAFKNKNADPDTAVVGEIGLGGEIRSVGQLDKRINEAQKLGFKRMIIPAHNTKDKYSAKIKLVEVRYLSDALQALIV is encoded by the coding sequence ATGAAAAACAAACTCATACCAAAAACCAACTTCGTCTGCCAGTCCTGCGGCTTTGAGAACTCCAAATGGCTGGGCAAATGCCCGTCCTGCGGGGGCTGGAACACCTTTGTGGAGGAGATCAAGCGGGCCGACCTCCGGCCGGGCAAGAACAAGGCTACACGGCAATCCGCCCCCACCCTGCCGCAGACGCTGAAGGAGATCGAGATCCGGGATGACCAGCGATTAATGTCCGGCATCTCCGAGTTCGACCGGGTCACCGGCGGCGGCTTAGTATCGGGATCATTGACCTTGATCGGCGGCGACCCCGGCATTGGAAAGTCCACCCTCACCCTGCAGTTGGTGGATCGGCTGGCCTCATCCGGCCAAAAGGTTTTATATGTTTCCGGAGAGGAATCCCCGGCCCAGATCAAGCTCCGGGCCCAGCGGCTGAAAGTCAACTCGGATAATTTATTATTGCTGTCCGAGACCATATTAGAGAATGTCCTGGAGACGGTGCACAAATTAAAGCCCGATATCCTGGTGATGGACTCCATCCAGACAATATACCGGACCGATCTGGAATCAGCCCCCGGCTCGGTGGGCCAGGTACGGGAATGCGGGGCCGAGCTGATGCGCCTGGCCAAGACCGAAAACCTGGCCACCATCCTGATAGGCCACGTCACCAAGGAGGGCGTCATCGCCGGGCCCCGCACCCTGGAGCACATGGTGGATACCGTGCTGTATCTGGAGGGCGAACGGCACCACGTCTATAGGATTTTGAGATCTGTCAAGAACCGTTTCGGCTCCACCAACGAGATCGGCGTCTTCGAGATGCAGGAGGCCGGCATGGTTGAGGTGGCCAATCCCTCCCAGGTATTTCTTTCGGAACGAACCCGGGAGATCCCGGGCTCCACCGTGGTCTGCTCGCTGGAGGGCACCCGTCCCCTGCTGGTGGAGATCCAGGCCCTGGTGTCCCCGGCCTCCTACGGCAACCCCCAGCGGGTGCCCACCGGATTCAATCATCGCAGACTGTCTATGTTGCTGGCTGTTTTGGAACGCCGGGCCGGACTGAATCTGGGGATGCACGACGTTTTCGTCAACATCGCCGGCGGGCTCAAGCTGGATGAGCCGGCCATAGACCTGGGCATCGCTGCGGCGGTGGCCTCGGCCTTCAAAAATAAGAACGCCGACCCGGACACCGCAGTGGTGGGCGAGATCGGACTGGGGGGCGAGATCCGCAGCGTCGGACAATTGGACAAGAGGATCAACGAGGCACAGAAGCTGGGTTTCAAACGGATGATCATCCCGGCCCACAATACCAAGGACAAGTATTCAGCCAAGATCAAGCTGGTGGAGGTCCGCTACCTGTCCGATGCCCTCCAGGCTTTGATAGTATAA
- a CDS encoding GNAT family N-acetyltransferase, translating to MKIRKLTIADYPELIKLWTRSKLPVKPKGRDSRAHIAREMKQNPDFFIGAFDQNLMIGTVIASHDGRKGWLNRIAVGPDYRGKGVAQALTVAGEKALRKHGIRIFGLLVHEYNQASLKLAKKMGYVVHTDILYLTKRDGDHI from the coding sequence ATGAAGATTCGAAAACTCACCATTGCCGACTATCCGGAACTGATAAAGCTCTGGACCAGATCCAAACTGCCGGTCAAGCCCAAAGGACGGGACAGCCGGGCCCACATCGCCAGGGAGATGAAACAGAACCCCGACTTTTTCATCGGGGCTTTTGACCAAAACCTGATGATCGGAACCGTCATCGCTTCCCATGACGGACGCAAGGGCTGGCTTAACCGGATAGCGGTGGGGCCCGATTACCGGGGGAAGGGCGTGGCCCAGGCACTGACAGTGGCCGGAGAAAAAGCCTTAAGGAAGCATGGCATCAGGATATTCGGACTTTTGGTCCACGAATACAACCAGGCCTCCCTCAAACTGGCCAAAAAGATGGGTTATGTGGTGCATACCGACATACTTTATCTGACCAAACGCGATGGAGATCATATTTAG
- the ispD gene encoding 2-C-methyl-D-erythritol 4-phosphate cytidylyltransferase: MAYISCIIVAAGSGLRLGYSIPKAFVRINSRPMLEYSLQAYQNCQMINEIVLVKPPSYQFDGLKYFAGFSKLAAIVSGGKERLDSVRAGLNSVSPKADIVLIHDAARPLIRPEQIALVISAVKKHGAAILASPVTDTIKSSDRGRIKGTVDRSGLWKAQTPQGFKKEILERSHFNQRAISVTDDSQLVEMIKGKIFIVPGDDTNIKITTPIDLEIASCLLKKKRSA, translated from the coding sequence ATGGCTTATATTTCCTGCATCATAGTAGCCGCCGGCAGCGGCCTCCGTTTAGGATACAGTATCCCCAAGGCCTTCGTCAGGATCAACAGCAGGCCGATGCTGGAATATTCCCTGCAGGCCTACCAGAACTGCCAAATGATCAACGAGATCGTTTTGGTGAAGCCTCCCTCCTATCAGTTTGATGGTCTTAAGTATTTCGCCGGATTCTCCAAACTGGCCGCCATTGTTTCCGGCGGCAAAGAACGGCTGGACTCGGTTCGGGCCGGGCTCAATTCCGTCTCCCCAAAAGCCGATATTGTGCTGATACACGATGCCGCCCGGCCCCTGATACGTCCGGAGCAGATAGCTTTGGTCATCTCGGCCGTTAAAAAGCACGGCGCGGCCATACTGGCTTCGCCGGTCACCGATACCATAAAAAGCTCCGATAGAGGGCGGATCAAAGGGACGGTTGATCGTTCCGGTCTGTGGAAGGCCCAGACTCCGCAGGGATTCAAGAAAGAGATTTTGGAGCGATCTCACTTTAACCAGAGAGCCATATCCGTAACCGATGACAGCCAGCTGGTGGAGATGATCAAAGGAAAAATTTTCATCGTCCCCGGCGACGACACCAACATAAAGATAACCACCCCTATAGACTTGGAGATAGCGTCATGCCTGTTAAAAAAGAAAAGATCCGCATAG
- the ispF gene encoding 2-C-methyl-D-erythritol 2,4-cyclodiphosphate synthase — protein sequence MRIGFGYDIHRLAKDRRLILGGVHIPFKLGLLGHSDADVLCHAIADSLLGAVAAGDIGRHFPNTDPKFKDISSLLLLKKTALVIKKAGYRVANIDGMLIAEAPKLTPYIDDMRINIALALGIDRTKVSVKATTNEGLGDIGKGKGICAFANALVERIK from the coding sequence ATCCGCATAGGCTTCGGCTACGACATCCACCGTCTGGCAAAGGACCGCCGTCTGATCCTGGGTGGAGTACATATCCCCTTCAAGCTGGGTCTGCTGGGCCATTCCGATGCCGACGTACTCTGCCACGCCATTGCCGACAGCCTGCTGGGGGCAGTGGCCGCCGGGGACATCGGTCGGCATTTCCCCAATACTGACCCCAAGTTCAAAGACATCTCCAGCCTGCTGCTACTGAAGAAAACGGCCCTGGTCATCAAAAAAGCCGGCTACCGGGTGGCTAATATCGACGGCATGCTGATCGCCGAGGCCCCAAAGCTGACGCCGTACATCGATGACATGAGAATAAATATCGCCCTGGCCCTGGGGATCGATAGAACGAAAGTGTCGGTTAAGGCCACCACCAACGAAGGGCTGGGGGATATCGGAAAAGGAAAAGGCATCTGCGCTTTTGCCAATGCGCTGGTAGAGAGGATCAAATGA
- a CDS encoding DedA family protein: MNLDLEGITKSFAAQGGLWAYLTVFVTTFVEGIFPIIPSDVVVLFCALLVAQGSLHWFPLFVSAFVGGALGALLIYWIGASKGREFFLAKPRFFLSPKRLLEMEGHFKKYGNIILALNRAVIGGRSFGFLIAGLTDYKFRKVIIYGIPGIVLWYVLVIALGVYFGERAKQMVSGIIMVVMIIMALSVLSLIITKKLFK, encoded by the coding sequence ATGAATCTGGACCTGGAAGGGATCACCAAGTCCTTCGCCGCCCAGGGCGGGCTGTGGGCCTATCTGACGGTTTTCGTCACCACCTTTGTCGAGGGCATCTTCCCAATCATCCCCAGCGATGTGGTAGTGCTGTTCTGCGCCCTGCTGGTGGCCCAAGGCAGCCTGCATTGGTTTCCGTTGTTCGTCTCCGCCTTTGTGGGCGGGGCTTTGGGGGCCCTGTTGATCTATTGGATCGGGGCCAGCAAGGGCCGGGAGTTCTTTCTGGCCAAACCCCGGTTTTTCCTCTCCCCCAAAAGATTGCTGGAGATGGAGGGTCATTTTAAAAAATACGGCAACATCATCCTGGCCCTCAACCGGGCGGTGATCGGCGGCCGATCATTCGGATTCCTGATCGCCGGGCTGACCGATTACAAGTTCAGGAAAGTGATCATCTACGGCATCCCCGGCATCGTACTTTGGTATGTACTGGTGATCGCCTTGGGAGTTTACTTCGGGGAACGGGCCAAGCAGATGGTCAGCGGGATCATCATGGTGGTGATGATCATAATGGCCCTGTCTGTGCTATCCCTGATAATCACTAAAAAGCTTTTTAAGTGA
- a CDS encoding HU family DNA-binding protein, producing the protein MNKAELIEAVAKVTCTKAEAGNAVNAVIDNIAKALKKGDSVTLVGFGTFSVKKRKARIGRNPQTGKEIKIAAKKVPAFKPGKELKETVR; encoded by the coding sequence GTGAACAAAGCCGAATTGATCGAAGCAGTGGCCAAAGTTACCTGCACCAAGGCAGAGGCTGGCAATGCGGTTAACGCCGTGATCGACAACATTGCCAAAGCTTTGAAGAAGGGCGACTCCGTTACCTTAGTTGGTTTCGGTACCTTCAGCGTCAAGAAGAGAAAAGCCAGAATCGGAAGGAATCCGCAGACTGGCAAGGAAATCAAGATTGCTGCCAAGAAGGTCCCCGCCTTCAAGCCTGGTAAAGAGCTAAAAGAAACCGTAAGGTAA